One region of Oxalobacteraceae sp. CFBP 8761 genomic DNA includes:
- a CDS encoding MCP four helix bundle domain-containing protein, giving the protein MVLKNLRIGSRLTLGFATMLVLSLAGTSFALYTTRSSAEATQQMMQKPLTKERLVSDWYVLTYSAIARTSLIARSTDSTLSAVFAKPIKDSVADTTVILKKVEALLDSPEEKATLQDILGLRKTYQKAKETVMNARTSGDSAAAEQAYEQVFAPAAAAYGARVQSLLQIQRKSIDQTALAIEAANERSTQLVLLLALLSTAIGAVAAVLVTRSITRPLDAALDVAETVASGDLGHTFASYPKDQVGDLMRALETMNGSLVRVVSQVQQGTNAISTASSEIAAGNLDLSARTEQQASSLEETAASMEELTATVRQNADNAVQANGLAKTASDVAARGGAIVGQVVDTMGSIDASARKIVDIIGVIDGIAFQTNILALNAAVEAARAGEQGRGFAVVASEVRNLAQRSAGAAREIKGLIGDSMTQVNAGTALVQQAGTTMDDVVASVARVTDMMSEITTATQEQRVGINQVNEAITQMDHVTQQNAALVEQAAAAAASMQEQAAQLAQVAAAFKLGKSGGQMRPQLAARAVPALAA; this is encoded by the coding sequence ATCGTGTTAAAAAATCTCCGTATCGGCTCCCGCCTCACCCTTGGCTTTGCCACGATGCTCGTCCTGTCGCTGGCCGGCACCTCGTTCGCCCTCTACACCACGCGTTCCAGCGCCGAGGCGACCCAGCAGATGATGCAAAAGCCGCTGACCAAGGAACGCCTGGTCTCGGACTGGTATGTGCTGACCTATTCGGCCATCGCGCGCACCTCGCTGATCGCGCGCAGCACCGACAGCACCCTGTCGGCCGTGTTCGCCAAGCCGATCAAGGATAGCGTTGCCGATACCACGGTCATCCTCAAGAAAGTCGAAGCCCTGCTCGACTCGCCCGAAGAGAAAGCCACGCTGCAGGACATCCTGGGCCTGCGCAAGACCTACCAGAAGGCCAAGGAAACCGTGATGAACGCGCGCACGTCGGGTGACTCGGCCGCGGCAGAACAGGCCTATGAACAGGTATTCGCGCCAGCTGCTGCCGCCTATGGCGCCCGGGTCCAGAGCCTGCTGCAGATCCAGCGCAAGAGCATCGACCAGACGGCGCTGGCCATCGAGGCGGCAAACGAACGCAGCACGCAACTGGTGCTGCTGCTGGCCCTGCTGTCGACGGCGATCGGCGCCGTGGCGGCCGTGCTCGTCACGCGCAGCATCACCCGACCGCTGGACGCCGCGCTCGACGTGGCCGAAACGGTCGCCTCGGGCGACCTTGGCCACACATTCGCCAGCTATCCGAAAGACCAGGTCGGCGACCTGATGCGCGCGCTGGAAACGATGAACGGCTCGCTGGTGCGGGTGGTCTCGCAGGTCCAGCAAGGCACCAATGCCATCTCGACGGCGTCGAGCGAGATCGCCGCCGGCAACCTCGACCTGTCGGCGCGCACCGAGCAGCAGGCCAGCTCGCTCGAAGAGACGGCTGCTTCGATGGAAGAACTGACCGCCACCGTGCGCCAGAATGCCGACAATGCGGTGCAGGCCAACGGCCTGGCAAAAACGGCCTCGGATGTTGCGGCGCGTGGCGGCGCCATCGTCGGCCAGGTGGTCGACACGATGGGCTCGATCGACGCCTCGGCGCGCAAGATCGTCGACATCATCGGCGTGATCGACGGCATCGCCTTCCAGACCAATATCCTGGCCCTGAATGCCGCAGTGGAAGCGGCGCGCGCCGGCGAACAGGGGCGCGGCTTTGCGGTCGTGGCATCCGAAGTGCGCAACCTGGCGCAGCGCTCGGCCGGCGCGGCGCGCGAAATCAAGGGCCTGATCGGCGACTCGATGACGCAGGTGAATGCCGGCACGGCGCTCGTGCAACAGGCCGGCACCACGATGGACGACGTGGTGGCCAGCGTGGCACGGGTGACCGACATGATGTCCGAGATCACCACCGCCACGCAGGAGCAGCGCGTGGGCATCAACCAGGTCAACGAGGCGATCACGCAGATGGACCACGTGACGCAGCAGAACGCGGCGCTGGTCGAGCAGGCTGCCGCGGCGGCAGCGAGCATGCAGGAGCAGGCAGCGCAACTGGCGCAGGTGGCCGCCGCGTTCAAACTGGGCAAGAGCGGCGGGCAGATGCGCCCGCAACTGGCAGCGCGCGCGGTGCCGGCGCTGGCGGCCTAG
- the galK gene encoding galactokinase produces MTITTDTFFGGAPEVNASAPGRVNLLGEHTDYNDGYMLPVATPQRTLVAMSRSGDDHFHFYSPNFDATVTFAKDSSAPQGFGSYIEGCIRLVQAEGIEVPPLRVYVETDLPVGSGLSSSAALEVAMLRAMRALLGFELDDVKLARIAQRAEIEYAHVNCGIMDQMASSLADETNMLFIDARTLEHHLAALPPDTELIVIDSGVARTLAASKYNERRAECEEASRILGVTALRDVVDPASVETLPSPLRERARHVVQENLRVLEAAKGVDAERFGELMNASHASLRDDYEVSIRALDVLCDALRAAPGVLGARLTGAGFGGACVALCRKGQAQEAAATALAAYHDHHGPGNDVQGRILIPVPTDRKDKNESV; encoded by the coding sequence ATGACCATCACGACCGATACCTTCTTTGGCGGCGCCCCCGAGGTAAACGCCTCGGCCCCGGGACGCGTGAATCTGCTGGGCGAGCACACCGACTACAACGACGGGTACATGCTGCCGGTGGCCACGCCCCAGCGTACGCTGGTGGCCATGAGCCGCAGCGGCGACGACCACTTTCACTTCTATTCGCCCAACTTCGACGCGACCGTGACGTTCGCGAAGGACAGCAGCGCGCCGCAGGGCTTCGGCAGCTATATCGAGGGCTGCATCCGCCTCGTGCAGGCCGAAGGCATCGAGGTGCCGCCGCTGCGCGTGTATGTCGAGACCGATCTGCCGGTGGGGTCGGGCCTGTCGTCGTCGGCCGCGCTCGAAGTGGCCATGCTGCGCGCCATGCGCGCGTTGCTGGGGTTCGAGCTCGACGACGTCAAGCTGGCGCGCATCGCCCAGCGCGCCGAAATCGAATACGCGCACGTCAACTGCGGAATCATGGACCAGATGGCCTCGAGCCTGGCCGATGAAACCAATATGCTGTTCATCGATGCGCGCACGCTCGAACATCACCTTGCCGCGCTGCCGCCGGATACCGAACTGATCGTGATCGATTCGGGCGTGGCGCGCACGCTGGCGGCCAGCAAGTACAACGAACGCCGCGCCGAATGCGAAGAAGCCTCGCGCATTTTGGGCGTGACGGCGCTGCGCGACGTGGTCGACCCGGCCTCGGTCGAGACGCTGCCGTCGCCACTGCGCGAGCGGGCCCGCCACGTGGTGCAGGAAAACCTGCGCGTGCTCGAAGCGGCCAAGGGCGTCGACGCCGAGCGCTTCGGCGAACTGATGAACGCATCGCATGCGAGCCTGCGTGACGATTACGAAGTCTCGATCCGCGCGCTCGACGTCCTGTGCGACGCGCTGCGCGCTGCCCCAGGCGTGCTGGGCGCCCGCCTGACCGGCGCCGGCTTTGGCGGCGCCTGCGTCGCCCTGTGCCGCAAGGGTCAGGCGCAAGAAGCAGCCGCCACCGCGCTGGCGGCGTATCACGACCATCATGGACCAGGCAATGACGTCCAGGGACGCATCCTGATTCCGGTGCCAACTGACAGAAAGGACAAGAATGAATCAGTTTGA
- a CDS encoding M24 family metallopeptidase — protein MTDIDMRAQEVADKLALLRATLAASGAGAVRLRGTDWFAWVTAGGSSAVLHTTDTGIAEVLVTPGDACVLTDQIEGERLRLEEVPAGFSFHIEPWAEPELREHFVLAAAEGRPVLSDRPQADELPLPLPLRQRKLVLGDAEQARYRLLGREAAEAMTDVLHRARPDWTEQQLAGAGAEALWRRGIHPALVLVAGARRLPLFRHATPSHEPIGERAMLVFCARRHGLYANLTRFVGFGGAAAAPAAQRALMALEATGLAAVAPGKSLSSVYHALAQAYHHADVEDAIREHHQGGITGYLAREIVATPSTATQLEQGMAFAFNPSYNGMKIEDTFLLGPDGLENLTFDPAWPSVDIQGRQRPLWLEVDA, from the coding sequence ATGACGGACATCGATATGCGCGCCCAGGAGGTCGCCGACAAACTCGCGCTGCTGCGCGCCACCCTTGCCGCCAGCGGCGCCGGCGCCGTGCGCCTGCGCGGTACCGACTGGTTCGCGTGGGTCACGGCGGGCGGCTCGAGCGCCGTGCTGCACACCACCGACACGGGCATTGCCGAAGTGCTGGTCACGCCGGGCGACGCTTGCGTGCTGACCGACCAGATCGAAGGCGAGCGCCTGCGCCTCGAAGAAGTGCCGGCCGGGTTCAGCTTTCATATCGAACCATGGGCCGAACCCGAGCTGCGCGAGCATTTCGTGCTCGCTGCGGCCGAGGGCCGGCCGGTCCTGTCGGACCGTCCGCAGGCCGACGAACTGCCGCTGCCACTGCCGCTCCGTCAACGCAAGCTGGTGCTGGGCGACGCCGAACAGGCGCGCTACCGGCTGCTGGGACGCGAAGCGGCCGAAGCGATGACCGACGTGCTGCACCGCGCCCGGCCTGACTGGACCGAGCAGCAGCTGGCCGGTGCCGGCGCCGAGGCGCTGTGGCGCCGCGGCATCCATCCGGCGCTGGTGCTGGTGGCCGGTGCGCGGCGCTTGCCGCTGTTTCGCCACGCGACGCCGTCGCACGAGCCGATCGGTGAGCGTGCCATGCTCGTGTTCTGCGCGCGCCGCCATGGCCTGTATGCCAACCTGACGCGCTTCGTGGGCTTCGGCGGCGCCGCTGCCGCGCCGGCAGCGCAGCGCGCACTGATGGCGCTCGAGGCCACCGGCCTGGCGGCCGTGGCGCCGGGCAAATCGCTGTCGTCCGTGTATCACGCGCTGGCCCAGGCCTATCACCACGCCGATGTCGAAGACGCGATCCGCGAGCACCACCAGGGCGGCATCACCGGCTACCTGGCGCGCGAGATCGTGGCCACCCCCAGCACGGCCACGCAGCTCGAACAGGGCATGGCATTTGCGTTCAATCCAAGTTATAACGGTATGAAGATCGAAGATACATTCCTGCTCGGCCCCGACGGACTCGAAAACCTGACCTTCGACCCGGCCTGGCCGTCGGTGGATATCCAGGGCCGTCAGCGGCCGCTCTGGCTGGAGGTGGACGCATGA
- a CDS encoding glycoside hydrolase family 2, producing MNQFEYPRPQLVRDQWQNLNGTWQFCFDDEGHYTLPSDVKEWTHEITVPFAPETAMSGIEDTGFHRFVWYQREFEVMPMDGRTILHFGAVDYSARVWVNGQLVVEHEGGHTPFSADISGTLNADGKQVVTVWVEDDPADLAKPRGKQDWLLDAHSIWYPRTTGIWQTVWLEQVSQTYIQKLRWTPVFETYEIGCEVFATGDIQDELFVEVKIWHGDQLLADDYYKLLGGEANRKIALSDPGIDDSRNVILWSPERPTLLDAEVTLRCGDVVLDRIRSYTALRSVSINRDRFMLNGRPYQLRLVLDQGYWPESFMTAPSDNHLKRDVELAKQMGFNGVRKHQKIEDPRFLYWADKLGLMVWEEMPSAYRFSPRAITRMVKEWTEAIERDYSHPCIIVWVAFNESWGVPNLTLTQAHRNAVEALYHLTRTLDSTRPVIGNDGWEASATDILGIHDYDSDPEKVLARYAVTDPVRTLFDQRRPGGRILTLDGFPHRGQPIVLTEFGGIAYDPKQTPNPDETTWGYSRAHTAESYLKQYRRLLQVVNETFMFSGFCYTQFTDTFQEANGLLNADRSPKLPLEVISAATRNIPLFHREVEEGKDPGTP from the coding sequence ATGAATCAGTTTGAATATCCGCGTCCACAACTGGTGCGCGACCAGTGGCAGAACCTGAACGGCACATGGCAGTTCTGCTTCGATGACGAAGGGCATTACACGCTGCCGTCGGACGTGAAGGAATGGACGCACGAGATCACCGTGCCGTTTGCCCCGGAAACCGCGATGAGCGGTATCGAGGACACGGGCTTTCACCGCTTCGTCTGGTACCAGCGCGAATTCGAGGTCATGCCCATGGATGGGCGCACGATCCTGCACTTCGGCGCAGTCGACTACAGCGCGCGCGTCTGGGTCAATGGCCAGCTGGTCGTCGAGCACGAGGGTGGTCACACGCCGTTCTCGGCCGATATTTCCGGCACCTTGAACGCGGATGGCAAGCAGGTCGTTACCGTCTGGGTCGAGGACGATCCGGCCGATCTGGCCAAGCCGCGTGGCAAGCAGGACTGGCTGCTCGATGCGCACTCGATCTGGTACCCGCGCACGACGGGCATCTGGCAGACGGTATGGCTCGAGCAGGTCTCGCAGACGTATATCCAGAAACTGCGCTGGACGCCCGTGTTCGAGACCTACGAAATCGGCTGCGAAGTGTTCGCCACCGGCGATATCCAGGATGAGCTGTTTGTCGAAGTCAAGATCTGGCACGGCGACCAGCTGCTGGCCGACGATTACTACAAGCTGCTGGGCGGTGAAGCGAACCGCAAGATCGCGCTGTCCGACCCGGGCATCGACGATTCGCGCAATGTGATCCTGTGGAGTCCGGAACGCCCGACCCTGCTCGATGCCGAAGTGACGCTGCGCTGTGGCGACGTGGTACTCGACCGTATCCGCTCGTACACGGCGCTGCGCTCGGTGTCGATCAACCGTGACCGCTTCATGCTCAATGGCCGCCCGTACCAGCTGCGTCTGGTGCTGGACCAGGGCTACTGGCCGGAATCGTTCATGACGGCCCCGTCCGACAACCACCTGAAGCGCGACGTCGAGCTGGCCAAGCAGATGGGCTTCAATGGCGTGCGCAAGCACCAGAAGATCGAGGACCCGCGCTTTTTGTACTGGGCCGACAAGCTGGGCCTGATGGTGTGGGAAGAAATGCCATCGGCTTACCGCTTCAGCCCGCGCGCGATCACCCGTATGGTCAAGGAGTGGACCGAGGCAATCGAACGCGACTACAGTCACCCGTGCATCATCGTGTGGGTGGCCTTCAACGAGTCGTGGGGTGTGCCGAACCTGACGCTCACGCAGGCGCATCGCAATGCCGTCGAGGCGCTGTACCACCTGACGCGCACGCTTGACTCGACCCGCCCCGTGATCGGCAACGATGGCTGGGAGGCGTCGGCCACGGACATCCTGGGCATTCACGACTACGACAGCGATCCCGAGAAGGTGCTGGCGCGCTACGCCGTCACCGATCCGGTGCGCACGCTGTTCGACCAGCGCCGGCCCGGTGGCCGTATCCTGACGCTCGACGGCTTCCCGCATCGGGGCCAGCCGATCGTGCTGACGGAATTCGGCGGCATCGCCTACGATCCGAAGCAGACGCCCAATCCCGACGAAACCACGTGGGGCTACAGCCGTGCGCACACGGCCGAAAGCTATCTGAAGCAGTACCGGCGCCTGCTGCAGGTGGTCAACGAGACGTTCATGTTCAGTGGTTTCTGCTACACGCAGTTCACGGACACGTTCCAGGAAGCCAATGGCTTGCTGAACGCCGACCGCTCGCCGAAACTGCCGCTCGAGGTCATCAGCGCTGCCACGCGCAATATTCCGCTGTTTCACCGCGAGGTGGAAGAGGGCAAGGACCCCGGCACGCCGTAA
- a CDS encoding pirin family protein — MTDKTFLRTHAALRDDIGDLLTQRPVPSPQLDQIDPFLFLNHHGPQTYGPHNRGLPFGPHPHRGFETVTFIVEGMLAHRDSAGHESVIHAGGIQWMTAGSGIVHAEVSPHAFLETGGPLEILQLWVNLPARLKMTAPAYTGVQQDRIPALSLDDGKVTLNLIAGAWDGSTGPVQSLTGVFMSTVAMQAGGRLRITGLQGRNVLLYVVRGRIGVGHHGDLANAYQLVELSTEGDALEIVAESGSLLLFGHADPIGEPVVSHGPFVMNTRDEIAQAITDYQAGRFGSTLA, encoded by the coding sequence ATGACTGACAAGACCTTCCTGCGCACCCACGCCGCGCTGCGCGACGACATCGGCGACCTGCTCACGCAGCGCCCCGTGCCCTCGCCCCAGCTCGACCAGATCGATCCGTTCCTGTTCCTGAATCATCATGGTCCGCAGACCTACGGTCCGCACAACCGCGGCCTGCCATTTGGTCCGCATCCGCACCGGGGTTTTGAGACCGTCACCTTCATCGTCGAAGGCATGCTGGCCCACCGCGACAGCGCAGGCCATGAAAGCGTGATCCATGCCGGCGGCATCCAGTGGATGACGGCCGGCAGCGGCATCGTGCATGCCGAAGTCTCGCCGCACGCGTTCCTCGAAACAGGCGGCCCGCTCGAGATCCTGCAGTTGTGGGTCAACCTGCCGGCGCGCCTGAAGATGACGGCGCCTGCCTATACCGGCGTGCAGCAGGACCGGATTCCGGCACTATCGCTCGACGATGGCAAGGTCACGCTGAACCTGATCGCGGGCGCGTGGGACGGCAGCACGGGCCCGGTGCAATCGCTGACCGGCGTGTTCATGAGCACGGTCGCGATGCAGGCCGGCGGGCGACTGCGCATCACCGGCCTGCAAGGTCGCAACGTGCTGCTGTATGTGGTGCGTGGACGCATCGGCGTGGGTCACCACGGCGATCTCGCCAACGCTTACCAACTGGTGGAGCTGAGCACGGAGGGCGACGCGCTCGAGATCGTCGCCGAGTCCGGCTCGCTGCTGCTGTTCGGGCATGCCGATCCGATCGGCGAACCGGTCGTCTCGCACGGGCCGTTCGTCATGAACACCCGCGATGAAATCGCGCAGGCGATCACCGACTACCAGGCCGGGCGCTTCGGCTCAACGCTGGCTTGA
- a CDS encoding asparaginase — MPVIPLAATTRGYPDSGNVIENVHLGSVAVVDTHGRLLWSAGDPDYPTFTRSALKPFQALPFILADGPARFGLSGDEVALLCASHSGEDKHLDGVSSILNKIGLDPGHLECGCAVPLHYEFTGQKPPQDAHWTPLHHNCSGKHSGFLAWCRLHDAPTANYVDRAHPLQQAVRSTLADAIGMAPEAMPVGLDGCSAPNYAMPLSRLAHLYARLAHGPQDPQLGGAMGTLRDAMIARPDLVSGEERTDLHWMTAGGGDWVTKIGADAVQAIGIRSAGIGIAIKITDGNVRALHPTVYAVLDQLGLLNAARRELLERYRQPVIKNARGAVAGDIRTLFKLARQA, encoded by the coding sequence ATGCCAGTCATTCCCCTCGCCGCGACCACGCGCGGCTACCCCGACAGCGGTAACGTGATCGAGAACGTGCACCTTGGATCGGTCGCCGTCGTCGACACGCACGGCCGCCTGTTGTGGTCCGCCGGCGACCCGGATTACCCGACCTTCACGCGCTCGGCGCTCAAGCCGTTCCAGGCCCTGCCCTTCATCCTGGCCGACGGCCCGGCGCGCTTTGGCCTCTCCGGCGACGAAGTCGCGCTGCTGTGCGCGAGCCATTCGGGTGAAGACAAGCATCTCGACGGCGTCAGCTCGATCCTGAACAAGATCGGACTCGACCCCGGCCACCTCGAATGCGGCTGCGCGGTGCCGCTGCACTACGAGTTCACCGGCCAGAAGCCTCCGCAGGACGCGCACTGGACGCCGCTGCACCACAACTGTTCTGGCAAGCACAGCGGCTTTCTGGCCTGGTGCCGCCTGCACGATGCACCCACGGCGAACTACGTCGATCGCGCACACCCGCTGCAGCAGGCCGTGCGCAGCACGCTGGCCGACGCCATCGGCATGGCGCCCGAAGCCATGCCGGTTGGCCTGGACGGCTGTTCGGCCCCCAACTACGCGATGCCGCTCAGTCGCCTGGCGCACCTGTACGCGCGCCTCGCGCATGGCCCACAAGACCCGCAGTTGGGCGGCGCAATGGGCACGCTGCGCGACGCAATGATCGCCCGCCCCGATCTGGTCTCGGGCGAGGAGCGCACCGATCTGCACTGGATGACGGCAGGCGGCGGCGACTGGGTCACGAAGATCGGCGCCGACGCCGTGCAGGCGATCGGCATCCGCTCGGCCGGGATCGGCATCGCGATCAAGATCACCGATGGCAATGTGCGCGCGCTGCACCCGACCGTGTACGCGGTGCTCGACCAGTTGGGCCTGCTGAACGCAGCGCGGCGCGAGCTGCTCGAACGCTATCGCCAGCCTGTCATCAAGAATGCGCGCGGCGCCGTGGCCGGTGACATCCGTACGCTGTTCAAGCTGGCGCGTCAGGCATAA
- the galT gene encoding galactose-1-phosphate uridylyltransferase → MHSKELKKPDGRNLTLYSNRPIPDGLVAPSPFPDPQHANPHLRWHPLRGEWVTYAAFRQNRTYQPPPQYNPLAPTIDPANPTEMPAGDYEIAVFDNRFPSLALESHDPPSVTVQTAPANGQCEVVVFTQDPNTALAHLPLSRIALLLQVWGDRTTRVGSHPHIQYVLPFENRGAEVGVTLHHPHGQIYSYPFVPSVPARMLAQERDYYQQHGTSMLCDMARDEAADGKRVLYQDDFAIAFVPACARYPYEVWVMPTTPCKDFAALTPPQRDSLARALKTVLLKYETLWNRPFPYLMAWYQAPTDGAEHPETQLHVQFYPPYRTRDRLKYLAGTELAAGMFAMDVLPETTAYELQQVEIDLEEGA, encoded by the coding sequence ATGCACAGTAAAGAACTCAAAAAACCGGACGGACGCAACCTTACCCTCTACAGCAACCGGCCCATCCCCGATGGCCTTGTTGCCCCCAGCCCGTTTCCGGATCCACAGCACGCCAACCCGCACCTGCGCTGGCATCCGCTGCGCGGCGAGTGGGTGACCTACGCCGCGTTCCGGCAGAACCGCACCTATCAGCCGCCACCGCAGTACAACCCGCTGGCGCCGACGATCGATCCTGCCAATCCCACCGAGATGCCGGCCGGCGACTACGAGATCGCCGTGTTCGACAACCGCTTTCCGTCGCTTGCGCTCGAGTCGCACGATCCCCCATCGGTGACGGTGCAGACCGCGCCGGCCAATGGCCAGTGCGAAGTGGTCGTGTTCACGCAGGATCCGAACACGGCGCTGGCCCACCTGCCGCTGTCGCGCATTGCGCTCTTGCTGCAGGTGTGGGGCGATCGCACCACGCGCGTGGGCAGCCACCCGCACATCCAGTACGTGCTGCCGTTCGAGAACCGCGGCGCCGAAGTGGGCGTGACGCTGCACCATCCACACGGCCAGATCTATTCGTACCCGTTCGTGCCGTCGGTCCCGGCGCGCATGCTCGCGCAAGAGCGCGACTACTACCAGCAGCACGGCACGAGCATGCTGTGCGACATGGCGCGCGACGAAGCGGCCGATGGCAAGCGCGTGCTGTACCAGGACGATTTCGCCATCGCCTTCGTGCCGGCCTGCGCCCGTTATCCGTACGAGGTCTGGGTGATGCCGACCACGCCGTGCAAGGATTTCGCGGCGCTCACGCCGCCGCAGCGCGACTCGCTGGCGCGTGCGCTCAAGACTGTGCTGCTCAAGTACGAGACGCTGTGGAACCGCCCGTTCCCGTACCTGATGGCGTGGTACCAGGCGCCGACCGACGGCGCCGAGCATCCCGAGACGCAGTTGCACGTCCAGTTCTATCCGCCGTACCGTACGCGCGACCGTCTGAAATACCTGGCCGGCACCGAGCTGGCCGCCGGCATGTTCGCGATGGACGTGCTGCCCGAGACCACGGCGTACGAATTGCAGCAGGTCGAGATCGACCTGGAGGAGGGCGCATGA
- a CDS encoding dipeptidase, translating into MYKNACIASLLLASSTVLAAAPAAASTAASTATSAAAPSEAAVSAAKYAVATYRNDVIDTLAKLVSFNTVADPRYPSDQNPVHAAFKATLKAEAERMGLDYTDYGWTVVIGLGKGTERVGIVTHGDVQPVDPTKWKKSPFVLDRTSEPGRLIARGAEDDKGPIATALYAMKTIRDRQIPLTKRIELYVYMGEESDWGPLTEFLKTHVPPQMSITLDAEYPVVTAEKGGGLVAVTVPKAGAQAPVEGDAYIAAFGGGSFNTQIPEDAEALVANATPQIEGQIRARGAQHEGMTYTYTWQGKDLAVRAKGLSAHSSKPQEGVNAVSMLADALAVRPWANTTAGGVVNYLNEMVGTGYYGEKFGSGAGNIAYRDKFMGPLTFKPTVIRQLDDGIEVAINVRRPQGKTGAQLTDEINAALSQWQARQVPLTNIKVGVRDPWVLNDAPQVPTLLATFAYFTGMKDAKPVAIGGGTNSRLFPNAVSFGPSMPGQKYSGHSEHEFITTKQLLLNLQMYTSVLVELAR; encoded by the coding sequence ATGTACAAGAACGCCTGTATTGCCAGCCTGTTGCTGGCTTCATCCACTGTCCTGGCTGCCGCACCTGCTGCCGCATCTACTGCCGCATCTACTGCAACCTCGGCTGCAGCGCCCAGCGAGGCCGCCGTCAGCGCCGCCAAGTATGCGGTGGCCACCTACCGCAACGACGTCATCGACACGCTGGCCAAACTGGTGAGCTTCAATACGGTGGCCGATCCGCGCTACCCGTCGGACCAGAACCCGGTGCATGCTGCGTTCAAGGCCACGCTCAAGGCAGAAGCCGAACGCATGGGGCTCGACTACACCGATTACGGCTGGACGGTCGTCATCGGCCTGGGCAAGGGAACAGAGCGCGTCGGCATCGTCACGCATGGCGATGTGCAGCCGGTGGACCCGACCAAGTGGAAGAAGTCGCCGTTCGTGCTGGACCGCACGAGCGAGCCGGGCAGACTGATCGCGCGCGGCGCCGAGGACGACAAGGGCCCGATCGCCACCGCGCTGTATGCGATGAAGACGATCCGCGACCGCCAGATTCCGCTCACCAAGCGCATTGAACTGTACGTGTACATGGGCGAGGAATCCGACTGGGGCCCGCTGACCGAATTTCTCAAGACGCACGTGCCGCCGCAGATGAGCATCACGCTCGACGCCGAGTATCCGGTGGTGACGGCGGAGAAGGGCGGCGGCCTCGTGGCCGTGACGGTGCCGAAGGCCGGCGCGCAGGCGCCCGTGGAGGGCGATGCCTACATCGCCGCGTTCGGGGGCGGTTCGTTCAACACGCAGATTCCCGAAGACGCCGAAGCGCTGGTGGCCAATGCGACGCCACAGATCGAAGGCCAGATCCGCGCGCGCGGCGCGCAGCACGAGGGCATGACCTATACCTACACGTGGCAGGGCAAGGATCTGGCGGTGCGCGCCAAGGGATTGTCGGCCCACTCGTCCAAGCCGCAGGAAGGCGTGAACGCGGTGAGCATGCTGGCCGATGCACTGGCCGTGCGGCCGTGGGCCAATACGACCGCCGGCGGCGTCGTCAACTACCTCAACGAGATGGTGGGGACGGGCTACTACGGCGAGAAATTTGGCAGCGGCGCCGGCAACATCGCCTACCGCGACAAGTTCATGGGCCCGCTCACGTTCAAGCCGACCGTGATTCGCCAGCTGGACGACGGCATCGAAGTGGCGATCAATGTGCGCCGCCCGCAAGGCAAGACGGGCGCGCAGCTGACTGATGAAATCAACGCCGCACTGAGCCAGTGGCAGGCGCGCCAGGTCCCGCTCACCAACATCAAGGTCGGCGTGCGCGACCCGTGGGTGCTGAACGACGCGCCGCAGGTACCGACGCTGCTGGCGACCTTTGCCTATTTCACCGGCATGAAGGATGCGAAGCCGGTCGCCATCGGCGGCGGGACCAACTCGCGCCTCTTCCCGAATGCCGTCAGCTTCGGGCCATCGATGCCGGGCCAGAAATATTCCGGGCATTCGGAGCACGAATTCATCACGACCAAGCAGTTGCTGCTGAACCTGCAGATGTACACGTCCGTGCTGGTCGAGCTGGCGCGCTGA
- a CDS encoding fumarylacetoacetate hydrolase family protein yields the protein MTEFVITAPDTASVAVAGSSARFPVRRVFCVGRNYAAHAREMGSDPNREPPFFFTKPADAIVPASGAVPYPPSTNDLHHEIELVVALKAGGKDIDAAQALDLVWGYGVGLDLTRRDLQAVAKDAGRPWDMAKGFDASAPCSPLHPVSDVGHPAQARIWLEVNGTLRQEGNLDEMIWPIADVIASLSRLVTLAPGDLIYSGTPSGVGALQPGDQVRGGVDGVDTFELTIAPR from the coding sequence ATGACCGAATTCGTCATCACCGCACCCGACACGGCGTCCGTGGCCGTCGCCGGTTCCAGCGCCCGCTTCCCGGTGCGCCGCGTGTTCTGCGTGGGCCGCAACTACGCAGCGCACGCGCGCGAAATGGGCAGCGACCCAAATCGCGAACCACCGTTCTTCTTCACCAAGCCGGCCGATGCCATCGTACCGGCCAGCGGCGCGGTGCCGTATCCGCCATCGACGAATGACCTGCACCACGAGATCGAACTGGTCGTGGCGCTGAAAGCCGGCGGCAAGGACATCGACGCGGCGCAGGCGCTCGATCTGGTGTGGGGCTATGGCGTGGGCCTGGACCTGACCCGGCGCGACCTGCAGGCCGTGGCGAAGGACGCGGGCCGGCCATGGGACATGGCCAAGGGCTTCGATGCGTCGGCCCCGTGCAGCCCACTGCATCCGGTCAGCGATGTGGGGCATCCGGCCCAGGCGCGCATCTGGCTGGAAGTGAACGGCACGCTGCGCCAGGAAGGCAACCTCGATGAAATGATCTGGCCCATCGCGGACGTGATCGCGTCGCTGTCGCGCCTTGTGACGCTGGCGCCCGGCGACCTGATTTATTCGGGCACGCCGTCCGGTGTCGGCGCCCTGCAGCCGGGTGACCAGGTGCGCGGCGGCGTCGACGGCGTCGACACGTTCGAGCTGACCATCGCGCCACGCTGA